A genomic stretch from Chitinophagaceae bacterium includes:
- the ftsZ gene encoding cell division protein FtsZ, with amino-acid sequence MIHFDLPKEKSSIIKVIGVGGGGSNAVNHMHSQIIEGVNFIICNTDAQAIAQSLVPNKVQLGPHLTQGLGAGANPEIGRQATEESLEEIKRILEVNTKMAFITAGMGGGTGTGGAPIIAKICKDLGILTVGIVTTPFGYEGKKRILQAEEGINKLKDYVDTLLVISNDKLRHQFGNLKMKEAFAKADNVLAAAAKCITDVINSTGQINVDFADVCTVMKNGGVAILGNASANGENRAQRAIEEALNSPLLNDNDISGAKWILININSAEGDHEFTMDEVEIIQNHLLSQAGENTDVILGLGYDATLGDQIGITLIATGFEQKNPFDKKPAVVEEVKPKPEKIVLTLGEPEKKEYKQPVLFEEAKDLFAPTIVEETTPVVQMSTAPVVETTKIEFVLEPVSVPAMMHPKVEEMKEEFSPMAAAKEEPVMQKSMNPVEHTREVKPAGGFLQKPAVIYAEPKEESIPEIKSEEKPVELPAQLRIVKDEEESFNMQLVEKKEQQPAEKELRSDQNVHLASSEEPPVTDEAEEQRKKAAERLQKLRNLSFNIHAADPNNEFDNVPAYLRRNLELYNTISSAENFYSNYTVQADENNQGQINTINTFLDGKKPD; translated from the coding sequence ATGATACATTTTGATCTGCCAAAAGAAAAGTCATCCATCATCAAAGTAATTGGTGTTGGTGGCGGCGGAAGCAATGCTGTGAATCACATGCATTCACAGATTATAGAAGGAGTAAACTTTATTATCTGCAATACAGATGCGCAGGCTATTGCACAGAGTTTGGTGCCAAACAAAGTACAGCTGGGCCCGCACTTAACGCAGGGATTGGGCGCTGGCGCTAATCCTGAAATTGGCCGCCAGGCAACAGAAGAAAGCCTTGAAGAAATCAAGCGCATACTTGAAGTGAATACCAAGATGGCGTTCATTACTGCAGGTATGGGTGGCGGTACAGGAACAGGTGGAGCACCAATCATTGCAAAAATCTGTAAAGATCTCGGTATTCTTACCGTTGGTATAGTAACAACTCCGTTTGGTTATGAAGGAAAGAAAAGAATCCTGCAGGCAGAGGAAGGAATTAATAAACTGAAAGACTATGTTGACACATTACTTGTGATCAGCAATGATAAACTGCGTCACCAGTTTGGTAATTTGAAAATGAAGGAAGCATTTGCCAAAGCAGATAATGTACTGGCAGCTGCAGCAAAATGTATTACGGATGTAATCAACAGCACCGGGCAGATCAATGTGGATTTTGCGGATGTATGTACTGTAATGAAAAATGGTGGTGTGGCCATACTTGGTAATGCAAGTGCAAATGGAGAAAACCGTGCACAGCGTGCTATTGAAGAAGCATTGAATTCACCTTTGCTGAATGATAATGATATAAGCGGCGCAAAATGGATTCTTATCAACATCAACAGTGCAGAAGGTGATCATGAATTTACCATGGATGAAGTGGAGATTATTCAAAACCATTTACTGAGCCAGGCTGGAGAAAATACAGATGTGATTCTTGGTTTGGGATATGATGCTACATTGGGCGATCAGATCGGTATTACATTGATTGCAACAGGGTTTGAGCAAAAGAATCCATTCGATAAAAAACCTGCTGTGGTGGAAGAAGTAAAACCAAAGCCTGAAAAAATTGTATTAACATTAGGAGAACCTGAAAAGAAAGAATACAAACAACCTGTGTTATTTGAAGAAGCAAAAGATCTCTTTGCTCCAACAATTGTAGAAGAAACAACCCCTGTTGTGCAAATGTCAACTGCACCGGTTGTAGAAACAACAAAAATTGAATTTGTACTGGAGCCTGTTTCTGTTCCTGCAATGATGCATCCGAAAGTTGAAGAAATGAAAGAAGAGTTTTCTCCAATGGCTGCTGCAAAGGAAGAACCCGTGATGCAGAAATCAATGAATCCTGTTGAACATACAAGAGAAGTAAAACCTGCTGGCGGTTTTTTACAGAAGCCGGCAGTTATTTACGCAGAACCAAAAGAAGAATCCATTCCGGAAATAAAGTCTGAAGAAAAGCCAGTTGAACTTCCCGCACAGTTACGTATTGTTAAGGACGAGGAAGAATCGTTCAATATGCAGCTGGTGGAAAAGAAGGAACAACAACCGGCGGAGAAAGAGCTTAGGAGCGATCAAAATGTTCATCTTGCTTCTTCGGAAGAGCCTCCGGTAACGGATGAGGCAGAAGAGCAACGGAAGAAAGCAGCAGAACGGTTACAGAAGTTGAGAAACCTCTCGTTTAACATTCATGCAGCTGATCCGAATAATGAGTTTGACAATGTGCCGGCATATCTCCGCCGTAATTTAGAATTGTACAATACGATTTCGTCTGCAGAGAATTTCTACAGCAATTACACTGTGCAGGCCGATGAAAATAACCAGGGTCAGATCAATACCATCAACACCTTTTTAGATGGTAAAAAACCTGACTAG
- the pta gene encoding phosphate acetyltransferase, whose amino-acid sequence MTKTIFIATTEPYSGKSIIALGIVNMLLAKARKVGYFKPIINDDPKGKRDVDIETIVHHFGLPIAYDDTYAFTRQQAMRQMEGENRGDLINTVIRKVKKLEETYDFTVIEGSDYLGEGTAFEFETNVSIAKNLNAPVVMVISGENKTTAQIVNTAQTVLRNFKSREVQVLAVVANKVKKSMVDDVQLLLSSQLNGGTILSVIPEDKNLQNPTMKEIHEQLGGKLLFGEKQLTNQVDNFVTGAMHLPHFLNHIVENVLIVTPGDRGDIIIGALQAGISVNYPKIAGIVLTAGIEPEEPVIRLLDGLQTVLPIISVKEGTFQTTALLGSIKSRISSDNTKKIQLAISTFEKYVDVNKLDEKIITFKPEGITPHMFQYQLAKRAKTKIKHIVLPEGNEDRILKAAARLINQEIVELTLLGDAGEIAASIKRLGLNLDLKRIHIIDPVLSDKFDDYVETLFELRKGKNITMESARDLMSDVSYYGTMMVFKGHADGMVSGAVHTTQHTIRPALQFVKTKPGISTVSSVFFMCLPDRVSVFGDCAVNPDPTAEQLAEIAISSAESSLSFGIEPRIAMLSYSSGTSGEGVDVEKVRQATQIVKQKRPDLKVEGPIQYDAAVDPVVGKQKMPDSKVAGQASVLIFPDLNTGNNTYKAVQRETGALAIGPMLQGLNKPINDLSRGCTVDDVFNTVIITAIQAQDK is encoded by the coding sequence ATGACGAAGACAATTTTTATAGCCACAACGGAACCTTATAGCGGAAAGTCAATTATTGCACTTGGTATTGTAAACATGTTACTGGCCAAAGCCCGGAAAGTGGGTTATTTTAAGCCAATTATCAACGATGATCCAAAAGGAAAAAGAGATGTTGATATTGAAACTATTGTTCATCATTTCGGTCTTCCTATTGCATATGACGATACTTATGCATTTACCCGCCAGCAGGCAATGCGGCAAATGGAAGGGGAAAATCGTGGCGATCTGATCAATACAGTTATCCGGAAAGTGAAAAAGCTGGAAGAGACGTATGATTTTACAGTGATTGAAGGAAGTGATTACCTCGGTGAAGGAACGGCTTTTGAATTTGAAACAAATGTTAGCATAGCCAAGAATCTCAATGCACCGGTGGTAATGGTTATCTCAGGCGAAAATAAAACAACGGCCCAGATTGTAAATACTGCACAGACGGTATTGAGGAATTTTAAATCACGTGAAGTACAGGTGCTGGCAGTTGTTGCCAATAAAGTAAAAAAGAGTATGGTGGATGATGTGCAGCTGCTGCTTTCATCACAATTAAATGGCGGAACAATCCTTTCTGTAATACCTGAAGATAAAAACCTGCAGAACCCAACCATGAAAGAAATTCATGAGCAGTTGGGAGGTAAACTTCTTTTTGGTGAAAAACAATTAACCAACCAGGTTGACAACTTTGTTACAGGTGCCATGCACCTGCCGCATTTCCTGAACCATATTGTTGAGAATGTACTGATTGTTACCCCCGGCGACCGTGGCGATATTATTATTGGTGCATTACAGGCAGGTATTTCAGTAAATTATCCAAAGATTGCAGGCATCGTACTTACAGCAGGTATTGAACCGGAAGAACCTGTCATCCGTTTGCTGGATGGGTTGCAAACAGTGTTGCCTATCATATCTGTAAAAGAAGGAACCTTTCAAACAACAGCATTGCTTGGCTCTATTAAATCAAGAATATCCTCCGATAACACCAAAAAAATTCAGTTGGCCATCAGTACATTTGAAAAGTATGTTGATGTAAATAAACTGGATGAAAAAATTATTACGTTTAAACCCGAGGGTATAACGCCGCACATGTTTCAATACCAGCTGGCAAAACGTGCAAAAACCAAGATCAAACACATTGTATTGCCTGAAGGAAATGAAGACCGAATCTTAAAGGCAGCAGCCCGGTTAATAAACCAGGAAATTGTAGAACTTACCCTGTTGGGCGATGCCGGAGAAATTGCAGCATCTATTAAACGTCTTGGTTTAAATCTTGATTTAAAACGTATTCATATTATTGATCCTGTATTATCTGACAAATTTGATGATTATGTTGAAACTCTTTTTGAATTAAGAAAAGGAAAAAACATCACCATGGAGTCAGCCCGGGATCTGATGTCTGATGTATCGTATTACGGAACAATGATGGTGTTCAAAGGACATGCAGATGGAATGGTATCAGGTGCAGTGCACACAACACAGCATACAATTCGCCCGGCATTACAGTTTGTAAAAACAAAGCCCGGCATTTCAACCGTGTCTTCTGTTTTCTTTATGTGTTTGCCCGATCGTGTTTCTGTATTTGGCGATTGTGCGGTGAATCCTGATCCTACAGCAGAACAGTTAGCAGAGATTGCTATTTCATCAGCAGAAAGCAGTTTGAGTTTTGGTATTGAACCAAGAATAGCAATGCTTTCTTATTCTTCCGGAACATCAGGTGAAGGTGTTGATGTTGAAAAAGTAAGACAGGCTACACAAATAGTAAAACAAAAAAGACCTGATCTGAAAGTGGAAGGCCCGATTCAGTATGATGCAGCTGTTGATCCTGTTGTTGGTAAACAAAAAATGCCTGATTCAAAAGTAGCAGGACAGGCAAGTGTATTAATTTTCCCCGATTTGAATACAGGCAACAATACATACAAAGCTGTACAGCGTGAAACAGGTGCGCTGGCTATTGGTCCCATGCTGCAGGGATTGAACAAGCCCATCAACGATCTCAGCCGTGGCTGTACAGTTGATGATGTATTTAATACAGTCATTATTACAGCCATACAGGCACAGGATAAATAA
- a CDS encoding acetate kinase, translating into MNIFVINTGSSSLKYQLFKMPHEKPVCSGLVERIGMDGSSITHKTYLNGEEKVVKEQIQLADHEAGLHEVVSLLTDKEIGVIKSTDEIDAVGHRVVHGGESFAATTIITNEVKEKIKELFSLAPLHNPANYIGIQVAEKIFTKAKQVAVFDTAFHQTMPAKAYRFAIPQNLYTEQHIRAYGFHGTSHKYVSEQAIAYLHKKDAKVITIHLGNGSSMTAVDGGRSVDTTMGFGPVGGLIMGTRSGDIDAAVIFHLIEQLGYSAKEVSELLNKKSGMSGLTGYSDMRDIRKAITEGDQQAELASELYAYRIKKYIGAYAAVLNGLDAIVFTAGVGENAVDIRRRVCSDMQFLGIYFDEAKNELRSSEIREISTADSPVKILVIPTNEELEIVKQCYELLNEKVN; encoded by the coding sequence ATGAACATTTTTGTAATTAACACAGGCAGCAGTTCGCTCAAATACCAATTGTTTAAAATGCCGCATGAAAAACCGGTATGCAGTGGTTTGGTTGAGCGTATTGGCATGGATGGTTCTTCCATTACACATAAAACGTACCTGAATGGAGAAGAGAAAGTTGTAAAGGAACAGATTCAACTGGCCGATCATGAAGCAGGTTTGCATGAAGTAGTGAGTTTGCTCACCGATAAAGAAATCGGTGTAATAAAAAGTACTGATGAAATTGATGCAGTTGGTCACCGTGTTGTTCATGGTGGAGAAAGTTTTGCCGCAACAACCATCATCACCAATGAAGTAAAAGAAAAGATCAAAGAATTATTTTCACTTGCGCCATTGCATAACCCCGCCAATTATATCGGCATTCAGGTGGCAGAAAAAATATTTACCAAAGCAAAACAGGTAGCTGTGTTTGATACGGCCTTTCATCAAACAATGCCGGCGAAAGCATACAGGTTTGCTATTCCTCAAAATTTATATACAGAGCAGCATATCAGGGCCTATGGATTTCACGGTACTTCACACAAATATGTAAGCGAGCAGGCAATTGCTTACCTGCATAAGAAGGATGCGAAAGTGATTACCATTCACCTTGGTAACGGAAGCAGTATGACTGCAGTTGATGGCGGACGTTCTGTTGATACAACTATGGGCTTTGGCCCGGTTGGTGGTTTGATCATGGGAACAAGATCAGGCGATATTGATGCTGCTGTTATTTTTCATTTAATTGAACAGCTTGGTTACTCAGCAAAAGAAGTAAGTGAACTGCTGAACAAAAAAAGCGGCATGTCAGGATTAACCGGCTACAGTGATATGCGTGATATCCGCAAAGCAATAACAGAAGGTGATCAGCAGGCTGAACTTGCTTCAGAGTTGTATGCATACCGTATTAAGAAATATATCGGAGCGTATGCTGCAGTGCTCAACGGACTCGATGCAATTGTTTTCACAGCGGGAGTGGGAGAGAATGCAGTTGATATCCGCCGCCGTGTATGTAGCGATATGCAGTTCCTCGGTATTTATTTTGATGAAGCAAAAAATGAACTGCGCAGCTCTGAAATAAGAGAGATTAGTACAGCAGATTCGCCGGTAAAAATTTTAGTGATCCCTACCAATGAAGAGCTGGAAATAGTTAAACAGTGCTATGAATTGCTGAATGAAAAAGTAAATTAG
- a CDS encoding class I SAM-dependent methyltransferase, with product MNTQQAYNAWASQYDTNLNKTRDLEAIALRSNLATINFNRCFEIGCGTGKNTVWFAEKAKHVTAVDLSEEMLAKAKEKVSSDKVEFKQADITKDWTFRNGLYDLVSFSLVLEHIDNLDHIFKEVSASLNTGGYVYIGELHPFKQYNGSKARFETGTGIQVIQCFNHHLSDFLLPAKKYGLSVVDINEYFDDDNRNEIPRILTILFRK from the coding sequence ATGAATACTCAACAGGCTTACAATGCATGGGCATCGCAATACGATACCAATCTCAATAAAACAAGAGACCTGGAAGCCATTGCCCTGCGCAGCAATTTAGCAACTATCAACTTCAACCGTTGTTTTGAAATTGGCTGCGGCACAGGAAAGAATACGGTTTGGTTTGCAGAAAAAGCAAAGCATGTAACAGCAGTTGATCTATCGGAAGAAATGCTGGCGAAAGCAAAAGAGAAAGTGAGCTCAGATAAAGTTGAATTTAAACAGGCAGATATTACCAAAGACTGGACTTTCAGAAATGGATTATACGATCTTGTGAGTTTCAGTTTAGTGCTGGAGCATATTGATAATCTTGACCACATCTTCAAAGAAGTATCAGCCTCATTGAATACTGGCGGCTATGTTTATATTGGAGAGCTGCATCCCTTTAAACAATACAACGGAAGCAAGGCAAGGTTTGAAACGGGAACAGGCATACAGGTTATACAATGTTTCAATCATCATCTCTCTGATTTTTTACTGCCTGCTAAAAAATACGGATTGTCTGTTGTTGACATCAATGAATATTTTGATGATGACAACAGAAATGAAATTCCAAGGATACTGACGATTCTTTTTAGAAAATGA